The bacterium genome includes the window GACTATTTGCACCATTGACAGGAACGGTTTGGGGCAGTTTTTTGGGAATCATTATTTTCCTTCTGAAAATGCTGATTGTGCTGATCCTGACCCTTTTCATCAATGCAGTCTATCCCCGCTATAGAATTGAACAGGCTATGCAATATTTATGGAAGTGGCCGACATTAATCTCCTTTATAGGACTTATCATAGTGGTCTTAATTAATTAAAATTTACTACAGGAAAAAACATGGATAGAAATCAAATAAGTAAATGGCTTAAACATCCCGGCAAAATGGCAAATAAATATTCCTTTCATGTTGTATATTTTTGCACGGGCTGTGGCATTATTGAAGTACCGCCCTCAATTACAACGCGTTGGGACGCTGAACGGTTTGGTATAATTCCCGTTGCCACTCCAAGGCAGGGAAATCTTTTTATGATTGCCGGATATGTTTCCACCAAGACACTTAAAGCTGTTATAAGAACCTACGAACAGATGCCGGAGCCGAAGTACACGGTTGC containing:
- the nuoB gene encoding NADH-quinone oxidoreductase subunit NuoB; protein product: MDRNQISKWLKHPGKMANKYSFHVVYFCTGCGIIEVPPSITTRWDAERFGIIPVATPRQGNLFMIAGYVSTKTLKAVIRTYEQMPEPKYTVAFGSCPINGGMYYDSYNTITSVDKYIPIDGYIAGCMPRPEAIFIGVTHLWKLIDMDKADGYKRYRQDYEFYRANQEQLLGDLGWPPLFKK